In one Triplophysa dalaica isolate WHDGS20190420 chromosome 9, ASM1584641v1, whole genome shotgun sequence genomic region, the following are encoded:
- the phldb1b gene encoding pleckstrin homology-like domain family B member 1 isoform X4, producing MLCFGQSAFFRFNHPEEAFRMKSMMPEGGQTGSVKNQALTDSENLVNGNHPSGAPESYLVTNKKVRPEHSAIVSSIEKDLQDIMDSLVMDDPQPSSSKKPSGQPISQSPLSPMLNGGGRFLLSPPTSPGAMSVGSSYENTSPPFSPLSSPSPASSGSNTSPSPSGCQDHIHMLPPVPVRSSSYNYTSQPPIPQPRTILPNGGGGGPKVPESPRLQRKALLEASQSPKPARRFLNQDNSGAESPLQITLLPSISTTPTDAPSVSRLQVPGSPRLTPKFSTASPSFSPSRTKAAIVLHDRPSSPFREQPQPDRSSTSSPSHQLSPPSRSFQPPLDPIVHIIQGGPQHQRTLQPPESPRLARRNLEGSSMRELPPLSPSMARRGVPVLPGALAGTLRTPESPSTRTVQESPRLRRKAGSPTEDQFSPRAVRARSPSPTSGLMGEGGGRKASFGNSLSSAFSLGSLPGSSPRSSPRSHRKMSAGHRDLRMPHPGMRERKNSITEISDNEDDLLEYHRCQREERLREQEMERLERQRLETILNLCAEYNKGDGPPGDLGRMGVSGLGSREGLNVRRPSVESMNSISSRVAQRYLKEDCNSSEGTQLNGRNPTGLLNGQNGQAEDSGSASIGRLELGYLEEERVRVLAKVDELKARITELEQQLQESKQEAEMERALLQGERQAELEQIEAETEIINQLQRKLSEVENTFQREKDKANHSAGWPFKAHSGLCCHPQERANVDAEREALERLQDGYNELTSQLNNCPESLREQLQEQLKREAETLEVATKQFEDLEFQQLEKESSLEEERETISQQLLQDRAQYHSSITKRKEKVAALEAQASQLGMQAAQECERLAKDKSVTLQQLQKEKDRLANLERRYQSLTGGKTFPKSSSSFKEEYLKLSDVYKMYGSDFHDTQLTAASSHGFSLALDPSVAPREEYVTVGQLNQMYGMPKVESSPTSPPQFLQSSLTDSAFSSLPSPHGSSLSLSFEVYRSRLDSDSSQSSLRPKVSAGLSPTFTTATLGRNTPARSALMVANSTGSLPRNLAATLQDIETKRQLALQQKGQQVIEEQRRRLAQLKQKAAVEAQCQWEALHGSQIQLNNPFTSSPSPVVHHSILHHTSPSAGEQPYDTLSLESSDSMDTSISTGNNSACSPDNMSSASGMDTLKIEEMEKMLKEAQLEKARLMESRERETQTRKLMLDEERRRREKAEKRLEEETVHRQQLIEKEVKMRAKNFSQARPMTRYLPIRKEEFDLRTHIESSGHNVDTCYHVILTEKMCKGYLVKMGGKIKSWRKRWFVFDRLKRTFSYYADKHESKLKGVIYFQAIEEVYYDHLRSATKKGFFNLNLTNSPNPSLTFCVKTHDRLYYMVAPSAEAMRIWMDVIVTGAEGYTQFMN from the exons ATTCTGAGAACCTGGTCAATGGGAACCACCCGTCAGGTGCACCAGAATCTTACCTGGTTACCAACAAGAAAGTGCGCCCGGAACACAGTGCCATTGTCAGTTCCATTGAGAAGGACCTCCAGGACATTATGGACTCATTAGTCATGGATGACCCACAGCCGTCTTCCTCTAAGAAACCTTCTGGCCAGCCCATCTCCCAGTCTCCACTGTCCCCCATGTTAAATGGAGGTGGCCGATTCCTTCTCTCTCCTCCAACGAGCCCTGGTGCTATGTCTGTGGGCTCCAGTTACGAGAATACCTCCCCTCCTTTTTCCCCTCTCTCATCCCCATCACCAGCCAGCAGTGGCAGCAACACAAGTCCATCTCCAAGTGGTTGTCAGGACCATATTCACATGCTTCCTCCTGTGCCAGTTAGGTCCTCCAGTTACAATTACACCAGCCAGCCACCCATACCTCAGCCACGGACTATACTGCCCAATGGCGGGGGTGGTGGGCCAAAGGTTCCTGAGAGTCCAAGACTTCAGAGGAAGGCTCTATTAGAAGCATCACAGAGCCCAAAGCCTGCTCGCAGGTTCTTGAACCAAGATAACTCGGGGGCTGAGAGCCCTTTACAGATTACCCTTCTGCCCTCAATCTCCACCACTCCAACTGATGCCCCATCTGTCAGTCGGTTGCAAGTTCCAGGAAGCCCCAGACTAACCCCCAAATTCTCTACTGCATCTCCATCATTCTCACCCTCCAGAACTAAAGCTGCTATTGTCCTTCACGATCGACCCTCGAGTCCTTTCAGGGAGCAGCCTCAACCAGATCGCTCCTCGACGTCCAGCCCCTCACACCAGCTCTCCCCACCCTCCCGATCCTTCCAGCCTCCTTTGGATCCCATTGTCCATATCATTCAGGGCGGACCTCAACACCAACGCACACTGCAGCCTCCTGAATCTCCGCGGCTGGCCCGCAGGAACCTTGAAGGGAGCAGCATGAGGGAGCTTCCCCCTCTCAGCCCATCGATGGCTCGCAGGGGGGTCCCTGTGCTCCCGGGAGCACTGGCAGGAACTCTGCGCACTCCGGAGAGCCCATCCACGAGAACTGTCCAAGAGAGCCCCAGACTAAGGCGGAAAGCAGGGTCTCCTACAGAGGACCAGTTCAGCCCTCGTGCGGTGCGTGCCCGTAGCCCCTCGCCCACCTCGGGACTGATGGGGGAGGGTGGCGGGCGAAAGGCCAGTTTTGGGAACTCGCTCTCATCGGCCTTCAGCTTGGGTTCTCTGCCTGGATCATCACCCCGCTCCAGTCCGAGAAGCCACAGGAAGATGTCAGCGGGCCACAGGGACCTCCGGATGCCTCACCCTGGCATGAGAGAGCGCAAAAACAGCATCACGGAGATCAGCGACAACGAGGATGACCTTCTGGAGTATCATCGGTGCCAAAGAGAAGAGCGACTCAGAGAGCAGGAAATGGAAAGGCTG GAACGACAGCGATTGGAGACGATCTTAAACCTCTGTGCGGAGTACAATAAGGGCGATGGGCCGCCGGGCGATCTTGGCAGGATGGGTGTCTCCGGGCTCGGCTCCAGGGAGGGCCTTAACGTCAGACGTCCTTCTGTGGAAAGCATGAACAGCATTTCCTCAAGAGTGGCGCAGAGATACCTGAAGGAAGACTGCAACAGCAGTGAGGGCACACAGCTCAACGGACGAAACCCGACAGGTCTGCTGAACGGACAGAATGGACAG GCAGAGGACTCAGGATCAGCCAGTATCGGCCGTCTGGAACTGGGGTACCTGGAGGAAGAGAGGGTTCGAGTGCTGGCAAAGGTAGATGAGCTGAAAGCTCGGATCACAGAACTGGAGCAGCAACTTCAGGAGTCCAAACAGGAG GCGGAGATGGAGAGAGCTCTTCTGCAGGGAGAGAGACAGGCTGAGTTGGAGCAGATCGAGGCCGAGACGGAGATTATCAACCAGCTGCAACGCAAGCTCAGTGAAGTGGAGAACACCttccagagagagaaagacaag GCAAACCATTCTGCAGGATGGCCATTCAAGGCCCATTCTGGTCTCTGTTGCCATCCTCAG GAGAGGGCTAATGTTGACGCGGAGCGGGAAGCCCTGGAGAGGCTTCAGGATGGGTACAATGAGTTGACCAGCCAGCTGAATAATTGCCCCGAATCTCTGAGGGAACAGTTACAGGAACAACTCAAGAGG GAAGCGGAGACTCTTGAAGTTGCGACCAAGCAGTTCGAGGACCTGGAGTTTCAGCAGTTAGAGAAGGAGAGCAGTCTGGAGGAGGAACGCGAGACCATCAGTCAACAGTTGCTTCAGGACAGAGCTCAGTACCACAGCAGCATCACCAAACGAAAG GAGAAAGTTGCTGCTTTGGAAGCCCAAGCCAGTCAGTTGGGCATGCAAGCGGCTCAGGAGTGTGAGAGACTGGCTAAAGACAAAAGCGTCACCTTGCAGCAGCTTCAGAAG GAAAAAGATAGGCTTGCCAATCTGGAGAGAAGGTACCAGAGTTTAACAGGAGGGAAGACTTTCCCAAAGAGCTCCAGCTCTTTTAAGGAG GAATACTTGAAGCTGTCGGATGTTTATAAGATGTATGGGAGTGATTTCCATGACACCCAGCTCACCGCCGCTTCCTCGCACGGCTTCTCGCTTGCCCTTGACCCGTCTGTAGCCCCTCGTGAG GAATATGTGACCGTGGGTCAGTTAAACCAGATGTATGGGATGCCGAAGGTGGAGTCTTCTCCCACCTCTCCTCCTCAATTCCTTCAGTCGTCtctcacagactccgccttcTCCAGCCTCCCCTCCCCTCACGGCTCCTCCCTATCGCTCTCCTTTGAG GTTTATCGCTCACGTTTGGACAGCGACTCCAGCCAATCGTCTCTGAGACCTAAAGTCAGCGCCGGTCTGTCCCCTACATTCACTACAGCTACACTCGGACGCAACACTCCCGCCAGG AGCGCTTTGATGGTAGCCAACAGCACCGGGAGTCTCCCACGCAACCTGGCAGCCACGCTGCAGGACATCGAGACCAAGAGGCAGCTGGCCCTTCAGCAGAAAG GCCAGCAAGTTATTGAGGAGCAGAGGCGGCGTTTGGCCCAGCTGAAGCAGAAGGCTGCAGTGGAGGCTCAGTGCCAGTGGGAGGCGCTCCATGGCTCTCAAATACAGCTCAACAACCCCTTTACCTCCAGCCCCTCACCGGTCGTACATCACTCCATCCTGCACCACACTTCGCCCTCTGCTGGCGAACAACCATACGACACCCTCAGTCTGGAGAGCTCAGACAGCATGGACACCAGCATCTCCACGGGAAACAACTCTGCCTGTTCCCCCGACAACATGTCCAG TGCCAGCGGTATGGACACATTGAAGATTGAGGAGATGGAGAAAATGCTGAAAGAGGCACAACTGGAGAAAGCTCGACTCATGGAGTCCAGA GAGCGTGAGACTCAGACACGTAAGCTGATGCTGGATGAGGAGAGGAGAAGAAGAGAGAAGGCGGAGAAGAGACTGGAGGAGGAGACGGTACACAGGCAGCAGCTGATAGAGAAGGAGGTGAAGATGAGGGCCAAAAACTTCTCCCAG GCGCGCCCCATGACACGATACCTGCCTATACGTAAAGAGGAGTTTGATCTCCGAACCCACATCGAGTCCTCAGGTCACAACGTGGACACGTGCTACCACGTGATTCTCACCGAGAAGATGTGCAAGGGCTATCTTGTCAAGATGGGAGGAAAGATCAAGTCCTGGAGGAAGCGCTGGTTCGTCTTTGATCGTCTCAAAAGGACTTTCTCCTACTACGCCG ATAAACACGAGAGCAAATTGAAGGGCGTCATCTACTTCCAGGCCATCGAAGAGGTTTACTACGATCATCTACGTAGTGCCACAAAG AAAGGATTTTTCAATCTGAATTTGACAAAC AGCCCCAACCCCTCACTGACGTTCTGCGTAAAGACCCATGACAGGCTTTACTACATGGTGGCCCCCTCCGCAGAAGCCATGAGAATATGGATGGACGTGATCGTGACGGGAGCCGAGGGCTACACACAGTTCATGAACTGA